A window from Acidimicrobiia bacterium encodes these proteins:
- a CDS encoding branched-chain amino acid ABC transporter permease: MTKFLELVVAGVANGAQYALVALGFVVIYRATGVINFAQGGFVVLGAYFAYDFHQTLGLPFYLSLVLAMAAGALVGVITEATVLRKLTGEPPFVVIMITIGVLTIIEQVVPTVWGGNPLPLGDPWGVRSVKAGNINLRVADLWTIALVIVVLGAFFLFFRYSKLGVAMRATAVDLEAALAQGISARRIVSLSWAIAGLVAALAGVTLAGGGAGVRPDIELVALTAFPAIILGGLDSPGGAVVGGIVIGLAQSLTAGYQPEYASWLGQGFDLVMPYVVMVIVLMVRPYGLFGLRHVRRA; the protein is encoded by the coding sequence ATGACGAAGTTCCTCGAGCTGGTCGTGGCGGGCGTCGCCAACGGCGCGCAATACGCGTTGGTCGCGCTCGGGTTCGTCGTCATCTACCGCGCGACGGGGGTGATCAACTTCGCGCAGGGCGGGTTCGTCGTCCTCGGCGCGTACTTCGCGTACGACTTCCACCAGACGCTCGGCTTGCCCTTCTACCTGTCGCTCGTCCTCGCGATGGCGGCCGGCGCGCTGGTCGGCGTGATCACCGAGGCGACCGTCCTTCGCAAGCTGACCGGCGAGCCGCCGTTCGTCGTCATCATGATCACGATCGGGGTGCTGACGATCATCGAACAAGTCGTCCCGACGGTGTGGGGCGGCAACCCGCTGCCGCTCGGCGACCCGTGGGGCGTTCGGTCCGTCAAGGCCGGGAACATCAACCTCCGCGTCGCCGACCTGTGGACGATCGCGCTCGTGATCGTCGTCCTCGGTGCCTTCTTCCTGTTCTTCCGGTACTCGAAGCTCGGCGTCGCGATGCGCGCGACGGCCGTCGACCTCGAGGCCGCGCTCGCCCAGGGGATCAGCGCGCGACGCATCGTGTCGCTGTCGTGGGCGATCGCCGGGCTCGTCGCCGCGCTCGCGGGCGTCACCCTCGCGGGTGGTGGCGCGGGTGTGCGGCCCGACATCGAGCTCGTCGCGCTGACCGCGTTCCCGGCGATCATCCTCGGCGGCCTCGACTCGCCGGGCGGCGCGGTCGTCGGCGGCATCGTCATCGGGCTCGCGCAGTCGCTCACCGCGGGCTACCAGCCCGAGTACGCGTCGTGGCTCGGCCAGGGCTTCGACCTGGTGATGCCCTACGTCGTGATGGTGATCGTCCTCATGGTCCGCCCGTACGGCCTGTTCGGCCTGCGCCACGTGAGACGCGCATGA
- a CDS encoding AMP-binding protein yields the protein MSTTTTAAGEETLGGLPELLARRAQKAGGTVALRVKRLGYWHETTWAEYARRAAAAGLGLRALGVDAGETVAILCGNQPEWLFVEVGAQGVGAAVAGLHPATPPGDAARLLHHVGAVALVVADEEQLDVARAIRADVPSLRTIVVVDTRGIPSLRARAEVSLDELEALGGGSRDGADDVVRAWAETSARVADSATARIVFSAGSDPPRAVALSRTNLVATGVALGDVLALGPGDETLSSLPLSYVGAAVVAGPLALRTGLVVNFGEGRETLVEDAREVQPTLFVAVPRWWEEVRSTIELRMARADAVKRAAFRFFRTRGASRARAGRPVGRIGTALVYRPVRAKFGLRRARVALSVGAPLAPAVVESFAALGLALRECYGTVETTGFATCPRTVPVRPGTAGPPLPGMHVRVADDGEVLVHGAGVFTGYVGDDERTREAIDAGGWFHTGDLGRLDDDGNLVITDRKKDVVVTASGAAIAPRFLEERLMRSPYVQQAVVVGDGRPYVTALVALAPDVVTAWALEHSVPFTTFQDLARSVEVQDLLRGVLDDVNRDVAPPEEIRDVRALPEPLEQSAGALTTTQRVRREAVISANAQLVEEMYGS from the coding sequence GTGTCCACGACGACGACGGCCGCCGGCGAGGAGACGCTCGGCGGGTTGCCGGAGCTGCTCGCTCGGCGCGCGCAGAAGGCCGGCGGCACGGTGGCGCTGCGCGTCAAGCGGCTCGGCTACTGGCACGAGACGACGTGGGCCGAGTACGCGCGGCGCGCCGCGGCCGCCGGGCTGGGGCTGCGCGCGCTCGGCGTCGACGCCGGTGAGACCGTCGCGATCCTGTGCGGCAACCAGCCCGAGTGGCTGTTCGTCGAGGTCGGCGCGCAGGGCGTCGGCGCGGCCGTCGCGGGTCTGCACCCCGCGACACCGCCGGGTGATGCTGCGCGCCTGCTGCACCACGTCGGTGCCGTCGCACTCGTCGTCGCGGACGAGGAGCAGCTCGATGTCGCGCGTGCGATCCGCGCGGACGTCCCGTCGTTGCGCACGATCGTGGTCGTCGACACGCGCGGCATCCCGTCGTTGCGGGCACGCGCGGAGGTGAGCCTCGACGAGCTCGAGGCGCTCGGTGGCGGCTCCCGTGATGGCGCCGACGACGTCGTCCGCGCGTGGGCGGAGACGAGCGCGCGCGTCGCCGACAGCGCGACGGCGCGCATCGTGTTCTCGGCAGGCAGCGACCCGCCGCGCGCCGTCGCGCTGTCGCGGACGAACCTCGTCGCGACCGGTGTCGCGCTCGGCGACGTGCTCGCGCTCGGCCCGGGTGACGAGACGCTCAGCTCGCTGCCGTTGTCGTACGTCGGCGCCGCCGTCGTGGCCGGCCCGCTCGCGCTCCGCACCGGGCTCGTCGTGAACTTCGGCGAAGGAAGGGAGACGCTCGTCGAGGACGCGCGTGAGGTCCAGCCGACGTTGTTCGTCGCCGTGCCGCGCTGGTGGGAGGAGGTGCGATCAACGATCGAGCTGCGGATGGCGCGCGCGGACGCGGTGAAGCGGGCAGCGTTCCGGTTCTTCCGCACTCGTGGCGCGAGCCGCGCGCGTGCCGGTCGGCCGGTCGGACGCATCGGGACCGCGCTCGTCTACCGGCCGGTGCGCGCGAAGTTCGGCCTGCGGCGCGCCCGCGTCGCGTTGTCCGTGGGTGCACCGCTCGCGCCCGCCGTCGTCGAGTCGTTCGCCGCGCTCGGGCTCGCGCTGCGCGAGTGCTACGGCACCGTCGAGACGACGGGGTTCGCGACGTGCCCACGCACGGTGCCCGTCCGCCCCGGCACGGCAGGCCCGCCGCTGCCGGGGATGCACGTCCGCGTCGCCGACGACGGCGAGGTGCTCGTGCACGGCGCCGGCGTCTTCACCGGGTACGTCGGCGACGACGAGCGGACGCGGGAGGCGATCGACGCGGGCGGCTGGTTCCACACCGGCGATCTCGGACGCCTCGACGACGACGGCAACCTCGTCATCACCGACCGCAAGAAGGACGTCGTCGTGACCGCGTCCGGTGCCGCCATCGCACCGCGGTTCCTCGAGGAGCGTCTGATGCGCTCGCCCTACGTGCAGCAGGCCGTCGTCGTCGGCGACGGGCGCCCCTACGTCACCGCGCTCGTCGCGCTCGCGCCCGACGTCGTCACCGCGTGGGCGCTCGAGCACTCGGTGCCGTTCACGACGTTCCAGGACCTCGCGAGGTCCGTCGAGGTCCAGGACCTGCTGCGGGGCGTGCTCGACGACGTGAACCGCGACGTCGCGCCGCCGGAGGAGATCCGCGACGTGCGCGCGCTGCCCGAGCCGCTCGAGCAGTCCGCCGGCGCGTTGACGACGACGCAGCGCGTCCGGCGCGAGGCGGTCATCAGCGCGAACGCGCAGCTGGTCGAGGAGATGTACGGATCATGA
- a CDS encoding branched-chain amino acid ABC transporter permease — protein sequence MSGGVLSFRAFGAERRRRARRRSMPTRPADQIRLLRTRSQVVLVLVLVAAWVLLPLVLQDFWLDVLARCGLAAVGAIGLNLLTGYTGQISLGHAFFIGCGSYVAAWFGVQQGLPLWVWLPLCALIGAAIGALVGPFALRLRGDYLAIVTIGLLYIGAHIFTNWDTVTGGQAGTATDAPAKIGPVDFAHLELFGRTFTRRQGLFYLVWLIVGIVALLAVNLARTRPGRAMQAVRDQDVAAEVIGVSLARYKIGAFAVSSACAAVAGGLFGLVQQFVNPSDFGGAPGLVLSITYVAMIIIGGIGTIRGAVLGALVVAGLPQVIQHISESTKIPFVQSGSGGSGYLSVFALNQIIFGILIIVFLLFESRGLAALFDRARAYFRAWPF from the coding sequence ATGAGCGGCGGCGTCTTGTCGTTCCGGGCGTTCGGCGCGGAGCGCCGTCGTCGCGCCCGGCGGCGCTCGATGCCGACCCGGCCCGCGGACCAGATCCGCCTGCTGCGGACGCGCTCGCAGGTCGTCCTGGTGCTCGTGCTCGTCGCCGCGTGGGTGCTGCTGCCGCTCGTGCTGCAGGACTTCTGGCTCGACGTGCTCGCCCGCTGCGGGCTCGCGGCGGTGGGAGCGATCGGGTTGAACCTGCTGACGGGGTACACGGGCCAGATCTCGCTCGGCCACGCGTTCTTCATAGGCTGCGGCTCGTACGTCGCCGCGTGGTTCGGCGTGCAACAGGGGTTGCCGCTGTGGGTGTGGCTCCCGCTGTGCGCGCTGATCGGCGCCGCCATCGGCGCGCTCGTCGGACCGTTCGCGCTCCGGCTGCGCGGTGACTACCTCGCGATCGTCACGATCGGGCTGCTCTACATCGGCGCGCACATCTTCACGAACTGGGACACCGTGACCGGCGGTCAGGCCGGGACCGCGACGGATGCGCCGGCGAAGATCGGCCCCGTCGACTTCGCGCATCTCGAGCTGTTCGGGCGCACGTTCACGCGACGGCAGGGCCTGTTCTACCTGGTGTGGTTGATCGTCGGGATCGTCGCGCTGCTCGCGGTGAACCTTGCGCGGACGCGCCCCGGACGCGCGATGCAGGCGGTGCGCGACCAGGACGTCGCCGCCGAGGTCATCGGTGTCAGCCTCGCGCGCTACAAGATCGGCGCGTTCGCCGTGTCGAGCGCGTGCGCGGCCGTCGCCGGCGGGCTGTTCGGGCTCGTGCAGCAGTTCGTCAACCCGTCGGACTTCGGGGGCGCGCCGGGCCTCGTCCTGTCGATCACGTATGTCGCGATGATCATCATCGGCGGCATCGGGACCATCCGCGGGGCCGTGCTCGGCGCGCTCGTCGTCGCGGGCCTCCCGCAGGTGATCCAGCACATCAGCGAGTCGACGAAGATCCCGTTCGTGCAGAGCGGCTCGGGCGGCTCCGGCTACCTGTCGGTGTTCGCGCTCAACCAGATCATCTTCGGGATCCTCATCATCGTGTTCCTGCTGTTCGAGTCGCGGGGGCTCGCGGCGTTGTTCGACCGCGCCCGTGCGTACTTCCGGGCGTGGCCGTTCTGA
- a CDS encoding lysophospholipid acyltransferase family protein: protein MAYWALKAVLTPILRLCYRVRVDGREHVPSRGAVILAANHRSFMDSIFLPLVVRRRVTFVAKAEYFDSPRTAWFFRSCGQIPIRREGGSASEGALAAATDVLRAGGVFGIYPEGTRTRDGYLHRGHTGVARLALSTGAPVVPVGLVGTDEIQATDAKLPRLFREVRVRFGDPIDPQRYASRADDGAGLALRAMTDEVMFEIASLSGYEYVDTYATKRAEDVPAETAIVTTLEPVTDPGPMLPSVANG, encoded by the coding sequence GTGGCGTACTGGGCGCTGAAGGCGGTCCTCACCCCGATCCTGCGCCTCTGCTACCGCGTCCGTGTCGACGGGCGTGAGCACGTCCCCAGCCGCGGCGCGGTGATCCTCGCGGCCAACCACCGCTCGTTCATGGACTCGATCTTCCTGCCGCTCGTCGTGCGGCGGCGGGTGACGTTCGTCGCCAAGGCCGAGTACTTCGACTCGCCGCGCACCGCGTGGTTCTTCCGGTCGTGCGGCCAGATCCCGATCCGGCGCGAGGGCGGCAGCGCGAGCGAGGGTGCGCTGGCCGCGGCCACCGACGTGCTGCGCGCGGGCGGCGTGTTCGGGATCTACCCCGAGGGGACGCGGACGCGCGACGGCTACCTGCACCGAGGGCACACCGGCGTCGCGCGCCTCGCGCTCTCGACGGGCGCGCCGGTCGTTCCCGTCGGTCTCGTCGGCACCGACGAGATCCAGGCCACGGACGCGAAGCTCCCGCGCCTGTTCCGCGAGGTGCGCGTGCGGTTCGGCGATCCCATCGACCCGCAGCGCTACGCGTCGCGCGCCGACGACGGCGCCGGGCTCGCGCTGCGTGCGATGACCGACGAGGTGATGTTCGAGATCGCGTCCCTCTCGGGCTACGAGTACGTCGACACGTACGCGACGAAGCGGGCCGAGGACGTTCCCGCCGAGACCGCGATCGTCACGACGCTCGAGCCCGTGACCGACCCGGGGCCGATGCTGCCGTCAGTCGCGAACGGGTAA
- a CDS encoding ABC transporter ATP-binding protein: MTADGHTGAPLLVVRDVTLRFGGVTALSDISFEVASGELFAIIGPNGAGKTSIFNCLSGTYRPQTGSIRLDGEELVGRRPPTIAHLGVARTFQNIGLFTNLDVIENLMLGRHHLMRTGFLAGMVWLGRARREEVVHRRRCEEIVELLDLGAYRRQPVGLLPYGVQKRIELGRALAMEPRLLLLDEPVAGMNLEETEDMARHIVAMPRELGIATILVEHDMHLVMDIADRVMVVDFGEAIALGDPVAVQSDRRVIDAYLGQPG; encoded by the coding sequence GTGACTGCCGACGGGCACACCGGCGCGCCGCTCCTGGTCGTGCGCGACGTGACCCTCCGCTTCGGCGGCGTGACCGCGCTGTCCGACATCTCCTTCGAGGTCGCCAGCGGCGAGCTCTTCGCGATCATCGGGCCGAACGGCGCGGGCAAGACGTCGATCTTCAATTGCCTCAGCGGCACGTACCGGCCGCAGACCGGGAGCATCCGTCTCGACGGTGAGGAGCTCGTCGGCCGGCGCCCGCCGACGATCGCGCACCTCGGCGTCGCGCGCACGTTCCAGAACATCGGGCTGTTCACGAACCTCGACGTGATCGAGAACCTGATGCTCGGGCGCCACCACCTGATGCGGACCGGGTTCCTCGCGGGGATGGTGTGGCTCGGTCGCGCGAGGCGCGAGGAGGTGGTGCACCGCCGCCGCTGCGAGGAGATCGTCGAGCTCCTCGATCTCGGTGCGTACCGTCGCCAGCCCGTCGGTCTGCTCCCGTACGGCGTCCAGAAGCGCATCGAGCTGGGGCGCGCGCTGGCGATGGAACCGCGGTTGCTGCTGCTCGACGAGCCCGTCGCGGGCATGAACCTCGAGGAGACCGAGGACATGGCCCGCCACATCGTCGCGATGCCCCGTGAGCTCGGCATCGCGACGATCCTCGTCGAGCACGACATGCACCTCGTCATGGACATCGCCGACCGCGTGATGGTCGTCGACTTCGGCGAGGCGATCGCGCTCGGCGACCCGGTTGCCGTGCAGTCCGACCGGCGCGTCATCGACGCTTACCTCGGGCAGCCGGGGTGA
- a CDS encoding ABC transporter substrate-binding protein: MARWRPGGRMVAVLVVVAMATLGASCRGSSSPSSKSSGKSGAPATTTGFDGKTITVGAISPQTGIASVIGLALTNGNRVYFDALNAKGGIAGKYKVNLEVRDSQYNSNVAQQNYAELRDKVVMLAQVLGTDITNALLTPMRQDQMVAAPATLDAEWVRDANLLPVAAPYQIEAINGISYWVDQGGKGKTLCLIRSDDKYGDAGQAGVEYAAKHLDFKLGKITTFSAASTDLTAQLQQVKSGCDAVWLVALPTATIPLMGQAASQNVNLQWLGQAPTWVSLLAQGATGAYTSKHYWLAAQGPQWGDTSVPGMKQMLDDIQRFDPKQGPDIYFAFGYAQAFTVAKLLEKAVSLGDLSRAGIQKALNELGTVDTLGLAGTYTYGPPAQRVPPRESTIFVADPTAPGGLRALKTNFISSAAQSYQFPK; this comes from the coding sequence ATGGCTCGGTGGCGGCCGGGGGGTCGCATGGTCGCCGTGCTGGTCGTCGTCGCGATGGCGACGTTGGGGGCGTCGTGCCGGGGGAGCAGCAGCCCGAGCTCCAAGAGCAGCGGCAAGAGCGGCGCGCCCGCGACGACGACCGGCTTCGACGGCAAGACGATCACCGTCGGTGCGATCTCGCCGCAGACGGGCATCGCGTCGGTGATCGGGCTCGCGCTCACGAACGGGAACCGCGTCTACTTCGACGCGCTCAACGCCAAGGGCGGCATCGCGGGCAAGTACAAGGTCAACCTCGAGGTCCGCGACAGCCAGTACAACTCGAACGTCGCGCAACAGAACTACGCCGAGCTGCGCGACAAGGTCGTGATGCTCGCCCAGGTGCTCGGGACGGACATCACGAACGCGCTCCTGACGCCGATGCGCCAGGACCAGATGGTCGCGGCACCGGCGACGCTCGACGCCGAGTGGGTGCGCGACGCGAACCTGTTGCCGGTCGCCGCGCCGTACCAGATCGAGGCGATCAACGGCATCTCGTACTGGGTCGACCAGGGCGGCAAGGGCAAGACGTTGTGCCTGATCCGCTCGGACGACAAGTACGGCGACGCCGGCCAGGCCGGCGTCGAGTACGCCGCCAAGCACCTCGACTTCAAGCTCGGCAAGATCACGACGTTCAGCGCGGCGTCGACCGACCTGACCGCGCAGCTGCAACAGGTGAAGTCGGGGTGCGACGCCGTCTGGCTCGTGGCGCTCCCGACCGCGACGATCCCGCTGATGGGCCAGGCCGCGTCGCAGAACGTGAACCTGCAGTGGCTCGGTCAGGCGCCGACGTGGGTCTCGCTCCTCGCGCAGGGTGCGACGGGCGCGTACACGAGCAAGCACTACTGGCTCGCCGCGCAAGGGCCGCAGTGGGGCGACACGTCCGTGCCCGGCATGAAGCAGATGCTCGACGACATCCAGCGCTTCGACCCCAAGCAGGGTCCGGACATCTACTTCGCGTTCGGGTACGCGCAGGCGTTCACTGTTGCGAAGCTCCTCGAGAAGGCGGTCTCGCTCGGTGACCTCAGCCGGGCGGGGATCCAGAAGGCGCTCAACGAGCTGGGAACGGTCGACACCCTCGGCCTGGCCGGCACGTACACGTACGGGCCGCCCGCGCAGCGCGTGCCGCCCCGTGAGTCGACGATCTTCGTCGCCGACCCGACCGCGCCGGGCGGGTTGCGGGCGCTGAAGACGAACTTCATCTCCAGCGCGGCGCAGTCGTACCAGTTCCCGAAGTAG
- a CDS encoding TetR/AcrR family transcriptional regulator: protein MRRKLTQRGRDRRRQLMTCAASLFAERGYHPTSVADIVQSLGVGKGVFYWYFSSKEELLAEILREGHQDLRRRQQAAIGDEPDPIVRIERGVRASMEWFRDHRHFFTLFQFAATEERFAPVLRRNEEVAIADTVRHIKDAIVDGRIGDQDPEVLAQAVVGVVEQLTRAYFFQRDEPVDRIADAAVSFCLHGLTG from the coding sequence ATGCGGCGCAAGCTGACGCAACGAGGACGCGACCGGCGCCGACAGCTCATGACGTGCGCGGCGTCGCTGTTCGCCGAGCGCGGGTACCACCCGACGTCGGTCGCCGACATCGTCCAGAGCCTCGGTGTCGGCAAGGGCGTCTTCTACTGGTACTTCTCGAGCAAGGAGGAGCTCCTCGCCGAGATCCTGCGCGAGGGCCACCAGGACCTCCGCCGGCGTCAGCAGGCCGCGATCGGCGACGAGCCCGACCCGATCGTGCGGATCGAGCGCGGCGTCCGCGCCTCGATGGAGTGGTTCCGCGACCACCGCCACTTCTTCACGCTGTTCCAGTTCGCCGCGACCGAGGAGCGGTTCGCGCCGGTGCTGCGCCGCAACGAGGAGGTCGCGATCGCCGACACCGTCCGTCACATCAAGGACGCCATCGTCGACGGGCGCATCGGCGACCAGGACCCCGAGGTGCTCGCGCAGGCCGTCGTCGGCGTCGTCGAGCAGCTCACGCGCGCGTACTTCTTCCAGCGCGACGAGCCCGTCGACCGCATCGCCGACGCGGCCGTCTCGTTCTGCCTCCACGGCCTGACCGGCTGA
- a CDS encoding aminotransferase class I/II-fold pyridoxal phosphate-dependent enzyme: MEFRRINALPPYVFGIIDSLKMEARRAGEDVIDLGFGNPDVPSPGIAVDKLAEAARNPRNHRYSATRGLPKLRLAITDLYRRKFDVQLDPETEVCTTIGAKEGFSHLMWTVLAPGDVAFVPSPSYPIHIWGPILAGADVRHVRLGPEQDFFQHLLNAWEESWPRPRVVVLSLPHNPTTTCVDLEFMARMVDFAREHDVLLVHDFAYADLGFDGYEPPSILQVPGATEVAVELYTLTKSFSMAGWRVGFLLGNPEVVGALAKLKSYLDYGTFQPIQIASIVAMNETPDYPREVNAIYKGRRDALVDGLARIGWDIPKPQGTMFVWAPIPEPYEEMGSLEFAKMLVPEAKVAVSPGVGFGPGGEGFVRFALVENEKRITQAIRGIRKALPKLG, translated from the coding sequence ATGGAGTTCCGCCGGATCAACGCCCTGCCGCCGTACGTCTTCGGCATCATCGACTCGCTGAAGATGGAGGCACGCCGGGCCGGCGAGGACGTCATCGACCTCGGGTTCGGCAACCCCGACGTCCCGTCCCCGGGCATCGCCGTCGACAAGCTCGCGGAAGCTGCCCGCAACCCGCGCAACCACCGGTACTCCGCGACGCGCGGCCTGCCGAAGCTGCGGCTCGCGATCACCGACCTGTACCGGCGCAAGTTCGACGTGCAGCTCGATCCCGAGACCGAGGTGTGCACGACGATCGGCGCGAAGGAGGGGTTCTCGCACCTGATGTGGACCGTGCTCGCACCGGGCGACGTCGCGTTCGTGCCGAGCCCGTCGTACCCGATCCACATCTGGGGCCCGATCCTCGCCGGTGCGGACGTCCGCCACGTCCGCCTCGGGCCCGAGCAGGACTTCTTCCAGCACCTGCTGAACGCGTGGGAGGAGTCGTGGCCGCGCCCGCGCGTCGTCGTGCTGTCGTTACCGCACAACCCGACGACGACGTGCGTCGACCTCGAGTTCATGGCCCGCATGGTGGACTTCGCGCGCGAGCACGACGTGCTCCTCGTCCACGACTTCGCGTACGCGGACCTCGGCTTCGACGGCTACGAGCCGCCGTCGATCCTCCAGGTACCGGGCGCGACCGAGGTCGCCGTCGAGCTGTACACGTTGACGAAGTCGTTCTCGATGGCGGGCTGGCGCGTCGGGTTCCTGCTCGGCAACCCGGAGGTCGTCGGCGCGCTCGCGAAGCTGAAGAGCTATCTCGATTACGGGACGTTCCAACCGATCCAGATCGCGTCGATCGTCGCGATGAACGAGACGCCCGACTACCCGCGGGAGGTCAACGCGATCTACAAGGGTCGTCGCGACGCGCTCGTCGACGGGCTCGCGCGCATCGGGTGGGACATCCCGAAGCCGCAGGGGACGATGTTCGTGTGGGCGCCGATCCCCGAGCCGTACGAGGAGATGGGCAGCCTCGAGTTCGCCAAGATGCTGGTGCCCGAGGCGAAGGTCGCGGTGTCGCCGGGCGTCGGGTTCGGTCCCGGTGGCGAGGGGTTCGTGCGGTTCGCGCTGGTCGAGAACGAGAAGCGCATCACCCAGGCGATCCGCGGCATCCGGAAGGCGCTCCCGAAGCTCGGGTGA